Proteins encoded within one genomic window of Streptomyces sp. NBC_01314:
- a CDS encoding family 78 glycoside hydrolase catalytic domain, protein MAQDFSRRRLLQFGGIAATAVVLSGPQAAAADGPVDMAAAATTTPAPTGMLTDLLPRALGTNAGQNPRFSWQVPDLREGTVQRAYQLQLAATPGGFEDDDQLVWDSGKRDSADSTAVPYGGPALKPRTAYWWRVRSWVNKRSAWSEPVLLATSVEDEWEAKPIWVPAGPVMTDGTFTVRVKITAVAAGLWFRATNTANNYMWQLRAGTTGVLRKHVCVNGTYTVLGEVRLPFAVTAGEWVDLSVTTAGATFTTTVNGTVVDTTTDSRYASGNVGLRNGGTESQTYDRVTFTAADGTVLLDDDFASDKGTFATGTVSGDVLTFPTGASSLSSYGADDTWALLRHEYDTKAGKEIAAAVLYVAATSPDPARQYVAKVCSNGTTVGYASVRSGTGTAYQAFDVTSTLRADGKANALSALCWTTSQQKFLAQLEVTYTDGSRSTVASGDHWKARRQAGLLPSKGSAGSSYFTVPQEYWDLRREPVGWTKPGFDDGDWFEPVVRTAIDGLVPALIEAIRPHDATPASVTRVAEGRWLVDLGREIVGGLALEVTGAAGDTVDVRLGEELNPDGTVKYQLRATNTYREVWTLRDGEQRFEHWGYRGFRWAELRTTLDLSDAVVTGRAWKLDWDDSHASFRSSDADLDRVWELCRYSIEATRGDLYTDTPTRERGPYEGDALINQLSEYGVQRSYALARWSNDYLVRKGTWPTEYRLMCAISAWEDYLATGDDRQLAKDYDLLTAKNLTSYLDSAGLVRKAPGSTSQDLGDLVDWPTASRDGYVFTNVNTVVNAFQYAAFAALAECAAALGKDADATTLHGRAETLATAMRATLLDSAGGRFLDGVGTTHSAQHATAFPVALGVADALDKEVLARLGDTLAAGGMKVSVYGSQFLLDALFRLGRSDAALALLTSTATNSWLHMLDALKATIVTEAWDPALKSNMTLSHAWASAPANAVARHILGVQVSEPGAAGFRIRPRTGSLTEVDGTVPSLRGPVSVQVRRSGDTHTTVVTLPPNSRAVLEVEIGDAAPKAYRVKAVTPRGEGSAKVESFTDLTGTVLRIGPIGSGTTEVRRKTS, encoded by the coding sequence ATGGCGCAGGACTTCTCACGGCGACGACTTCTCCAGTTCGGTGGCATCGCGGCCACCGCCGTCGTCCTGTCCGGGCCCCAGGCAGCCGCCGCCGACGGCCCGGTGGACATGGCCGCGGCCGCGACGACGACGCCCGCGCCGACCGGGATGCTCACGGATCTGCTGCCGCGGGCGCTCGGTACGAACGCCGGGCAGAACCCTCGCTTCAGCTGGCAGGTGCCGGACCTCCGTGAGGGCACCGTGCAGCGCGCCTACCAGCTCCAACTGGCGGCCACCCCGGGCGGGTTCGAGGACGACGACCAGTTGGTGTGGGACTCCGGGAAGCGGGACTCCGCCGACTCCACGGCCGTACCGTACGGCGGACCGGCGCTGAAGCCCCGTACGGCCTACTGGTGGCGGGTCAGAAGCTGGGTCAACAAGCGTTCGGCATGGTCGGAGCCTGTCCTGCTGGCCACGTCGGTCGAGGACGAGTGGGAGGCGAAGCCGATCTGGGTGCCGGCCGGGCCGGTGATGACCGACGGCACCTTCACCGTCCGCGTGAAGATCACCGCCGTGGCGGCCGGACTGTGGTTCCGGGCCACGAACACCGCCAACAACTACATGTGGCAGCTGCGCGCGGGCACCACCGGTGTGCTGCGCAAGCACGTCTGCGTGAACGGCACGTACACCGTGCTCGGCGAGGTGAGGCTGCCGTTCGCGGTCACCGCCGGGGAGTGGGTGGACCTGAGCGTCACCACGGCGGGCGCCACCTTCACCACCACGGTCAACGGCACCGTCGTGGACACCACCACCGACAGCCGCTACGCCTCCGGCAACGTCGGCCTGCGCAACGGCGGCACCGAGTCCCAGACCTACGACCGGGTCACCTTCACTGCCGCCGACGGCACGGTCCTCCTCGACGACGACTTCGCCTCCGACAAGGGCACCTTCGCCACCGGCACGGTCTCCGGCGACGTCCTCACCTTCCCGACCGGCGCCTCCTCGCTCTCCTCCTACGGGGCCGACGACACCTGGGCGCTGCTGCGCCACGAGTACGACACGAAGGCCGGCAAGGAGATAGCGGCGGCGGTCCTCTACGTGGCGGCCACCTCGCCCGATCCGGCCCGGCAGTACGTCGCGAAGGTGTGCAGCAACGGCACGACGGTCGGCTACGCCTCCGTCCGCTCCGGCACCGGCACCGCCTACCAGGCCTTCGACGTGACCTCCACGCTGCGGGCGGACGGGAAGGCCAACGCGCTGTCCGCGCTGTGCTGGACCACCTCGCAGCAGAAGTTCCTGGCCCAACTGGAGGTCACGTACACCGACGGCAGCCGGTCGACCGTCGCCTCCGGCGACCACTGGAAGGCGCGCCGCCAGGCCGGGCTGCTGCCGTCGAAGGGCAGTGCGGGCAGCAGCTACTTCACCGTTCCGCAGGAGTACTGGGACCTGCGCCGCGAGCCGGTGGGCTGGACGAAGCCCGGCTTCGACGACGGCGACTGGTTCGAGCCGGTCGTCCGTACGGCGATCGACGGTCTCGTCCCCGCGCTGATCGAGGCGATACGGCCGCACGACGCCACCCCCGCCTCGGTCACGCGGGTCGCCGAAGGACGCTGGCTGGTCGACCTCGGCCGGGAGATCGTCGGCGGGCTGGCCCTGGAGGTCACCGGCGCCGCGGGCGACACCGTCGACGTGCGGCTCGGCGAGGAGCTGAACCCGGACGGCACGGTCAAGTACCAGCTGCGCGCCACCAACACCTACCGCGAGGTCTGGACCCTGCGGGACGGCGAGCAGCGCTTCGAGCACTGGGGCTACCGCGGCTTCCGCTGGGCCGAACTGCGCACCACGCTGGACCTGTCGGACGCGGTCGTCACCGGTCGCGCCTGGAAGCTCGACTGGGACGACTCGCACGCCTCGTTCCGCAGCTCGGACGCCGACCTGGACCGGGTCTGGGAGCTGTGCCGCTACTCCATCGAGGCCACGCGCGGCGACCTCTACACGGACACGCCCACCCGCGAACGCGGCCCGTACGAGGGTGACGCGCTGATCAACCAGCTCTCCGAGTACGGCGTGCAGCGCTCGTACGCTCTCGCCCGCTGGTCGAACGACTATCTGGTCCGCAAGGGCACCTGGCCCACCGAGTACCGGCTGATGTGCGCGATCTCCGCGTGGGAGGACTATCTCGCCACGGGCGACGACCGGCAGCTCGCCAAGGACTACGACCTGCTGACCGCGAAGAACCTCACCTCGTACCTGGACTCCGCGGGCCTGGTCCGCAAGGCACCCGGCAGCACCAGCCAGGACCTCGGCGATCTCGTCGACTGGCCCACCGCCAGCCGTGACGGGTATGTCTTCACCAACGTCAACACGGTCGTCAACGCCTTCCAGTACGCGGCCTTCGCGGCGCTCGCCGAGTGCGCCGCGGCCCTCGGCAAGGACGCCGACGCGACCACCCTGCACGGCAGGGCCGAAACCCTCGCCACCGCCATGCGCGCCACCCTCCTCGACAGTGCGGGCGGGCGCTTCCTCGACGGCGTCGGCACCACCCACAGCGCCCAGCACGCGACCGCCTTCCCGGTGGCGCTGGGTGTCGCCGACGCACTGGACAAGGAGGTGCTGGCCAGGCTGGGCGACACCCTGGCGGCGGGTGGCATGAAGGTGAGCGTGTACGGGTCGCAGTTCCTGCTCGACGCGCTGTTCCGGCTGGGCCGCTCCGACGCCGCCCTCGCCCTGCTCACCTCCACGGCCACCAACTCGTGGCTGCACATGCTGGACGCGCTCAAGGCGACCATCGTCACGGAGGCGTGGGACCCCGCGCTGAAGTCCAACATGACGCTCTCGCACGCCTGGGCGTCCGCGCCGGCCAACGCCGTGGCCCGGCACATCCTCGGCGTGCAGGTCAGCGAACCCGGCGCGGCCGGGTTCCGGATCCGGCCCAGGACCGGGTCGCTGACCGAGGTCGACGGTACGGTGCCCTCCCTGCGCGGGCCCGTCTCGGTCCAGGTGCGCCGCTCCGGGGACACGCACACCACAGTGGTGACCCTGCCGCCGAACTCCCGTGCCGTGCTGGAGGTGGAGATCGGGGACGCCGCCCCGAAGGCGTACCGGGTGAAGGCGGTCACGCCGCGCGGGGAGGGAAGCGCGAAGGTCGAGTCGTTCACCGACCTCACGGGCACGGTGCTGCGGATCGGCCCGATCGGCTCCGGCACGACGGAGGTGCGACGCAAGACCTCCTGA
- a CDS encoding protein kinase, whose product MPPSSTADRAPALRQAGALPLRPGDPDRIGPYVPLGLLGSGGMGRVYLARPADGGPDLVAVKVIRPEYAEDIQFRRRFEQEASVHSRVRTPRMPRLAGTGFRDELLWMATEYLPGLDLSVAVQEDGPLPAVAVRRLLAELGQALADLSAAGIVHRDLKPSNVLLSARGAHVIDFGIAKAADASAITSTGNRVGTPAYMSPEYLRTGTCDTASDIFSLACTLVFAATGSAPFGDGTGVDVMHRVAFEEPNPEVLAEIATADAGLAALLSACLAKEPGQRPTPGLLIEAAGPDTAGFEVAGPEFLDAEAAVPAGVFAWPEPLAGRVLARQRASETLRRVPLEQPGPAPLRKAASPAADVPPSPSADASAQPLHPTPPRTRTRTRRKRVLIGAAGLALCMTAAGVAALTLRGPSTATASPQRGTTASADALPGGAASVSATAGSNGAGAAPDGGSEAAEVSGKDERASADGGTPRPDTSASGSGSGSGTADDDPDTDSSAPAPGTSAPTETTPTPTEAPTEPGTPAWLTDCTYYYGNGLTRPGSSGPRVMQVQCMLSKRGYSLGGGGVDGEFDSGTQAAVQSFQQDKGLLITDGVVRPRVWKALRSTE is encoded by the coding sequence GTGCCGCCATCATCGACGGCGGACAGAGCTCCGGCGCTGCGACAGGCCGGTGCTCTTCCTCTGCGCCCCGGCGACCCGGACCGTATCGGTCCCTATGTGCCACTGGGGCTGCTCGGCAGCGGTGGAATGGGGCGTGTCTATCTGGCGCGCCCCGCGGACGGCGGGCCCGACCTCGTCGCGGTGAAGGTGATCAGGCCCGAGTACGCGGAGGACATCCAATTCCGTCGGCGGTTCGAGCAGGAGGCGTCGGTGCACAGCCGGGTGCGCACGCCGCGCATGCCGCGCCTGGCCGGCACGGGCTTCCGGGACGAACTGCTGTGGATGGCCACCGAGTATCTGCCGGGGCTCGATCTTTCGGTCGCCGTGCAGGAGGACGGCCCCCTGCCGGCCGTCGCCGTCCGGCGGCTGCTGGCGGAGCTGGGGCAGGCCCTCGCCGACCTCTCCGCCGCGGGGATCGTGCACCGGGACCTGAAGCCGTCCAACGTCCTGCTGTCCGCCCGGGGCGCGCACGTCATCGACTTCGGTATCGCGAAGGCCGCCGACGCGAGCGCGATCACCAGCACGGGCAACCGGGTCGGCACCCCGGCCTACATGTCTCCGGAGTATCTGCGGACAGGCACGTGCGACACGGCCTCGGACATCTTCTCCCTGGCCTGCACCCTGGTCTTCGCGGCCACCGGCAGCGCCCCGTTCGGCGACGGCACCGGCGTCGACGTCATGCACCGGGTGGCGTTCGAGGAACCCAACCCGGAGGTGCTCGCCGAGATCGCGACGGCCGACGCCGGACTCGCCGCGCTGCTCTCCGCCTGTCTGGCCAAGGAGCCCGGACAGCGGCCGACGCCGGGACTGCTGATCGAGGCGGCCGGGCCCGACACCGCGGGCTTCGAGGTGGCCGGACCCGAATTCTTGGACGCCGAGGCTGCCGTACCGGCCGGGGTTTTCGCCTGGCCCGAACCGCTGGCCGGCAGAGTGCTCGCCCGGCAGCGGGCGAGCGAGACGCTGCGCCGCGTCCCCCTCGAACAGCCCGGCCCCGCACCGTTGCGGAAGGCGGCATCGCCCGCCGCCGACGTACCGCCGAGTCCGTCCGCCGACGCTTCGGCACAGCCGTTGCATCCGACGCCGCCCCGCACCCGGACCCGGACCCGCCGCAAGCGGGTGCTGATCGGCGCCGCGGGTCTGGCTCTGTGCATGACGGCCGCCGGTGTCGCCGCCCTCACCCTCCGCGGCCCCTCCACCGCCACGGCCTCGCCGCAGAGGGGTACGACGGCCTCCGCCGACGCCCTGCCCGGCGGCGCGGCCTCGGTGTCGGCGACCGCGGGCTCGAACGGTGCGGGCGCCGCCCCGGACGGCGGCTCGGAGGCGGCGGAGGTGTCCGGCAAGGACGAGCGGGCCTCGGCCGACGGCGGCACCCCGCGCCCCGACACATCGGCTTCCGGGTCCGGTTCCGGTTCCGGCACGGCCGACGACGACCCGGACACGGATTCCTCCGCTCCCGCCCCCGGGACCAGCGCGCCCACCGAGACCACGCCCACTCCGACCGAAGCGCCCACCGAGCCCGGGACCCCGGCCTGGCTCACGGACTGCACGTACTACTACGGCAACGGACTCACCCGCCCGGGGAGCAGCGGCCCACGCGTCATGCAGGTGCAGTGCATGCTGTCCAAGCGCGGCTACAGCCTCGGGGGCGGCGGCGTGGACGGCGAGTTCGACTCCGGGACGCAGGCCGCGGTGCAGAGCTTCCAGCAGGACAAGGGGCTGCTCATCACCGACGGTGTCGTACGTCCGCGGGTCTGGAAGGCGTTGCGCTCCACGGAGTGA